The Deltaproteobacteria bacterium sequence ATAATAAACGGAATAAGTCTTCTCATAAAAACCTTCTTGGGAGTTTTTACGGCAAATCGCAGATTTGTCATTTTCTTTTCCTCCTTATTAAATTTCTCATATCTTTCGGTAATGGAGATACAAATTTTACAACCTGTCTCTTTACAGGATGCACAAAACTCAAAAGATATGCATGTAAAGCCTGCCTTTCAATATTTTCTTCTTCCTTTCCCTTCTTACCACCATACAGTTTATCTCCTACTATAGGGTGTCCCATAAACTGCATGTGCACCCTTATTTGATGAGTCCTTCCTGTTTCCAGCCTAAACAATAAAACTGTTTCATCTTTTAATCTACGAAGAATGCGATAATGAGAAATAGCCCGCTTATCAGAGACTATAGCAAACCTCTTTCTTTCCTTAGGATGCCTGCCTATAGGCTTATCAATTATTCCTTTCTCTTCCTTAAAGGTACCGTAAACCACACCAATATATTTTCTGCCTATTGTATGCTCCGCAAACTGTTGTGATAGCTTTAGATGTGTATATTCATCCTTAGCTAAAACCATCACTCCACTGGTATCCTTGTCCAGCCTATGCACCACTCCGCATCTTACAGGTGCTCCTATGCGAGATAACCTTACACCACGATATAGAAGACCACTTACAATGCTTTTCTTTTCTCTCCCCGCTCCTGGATATACCACAATCCCTGCTGGTTTGTCCACTACAACAATATTTTCATCTTCATAAATTATATCAAATGAAACATCACATGGCTCTACCCGAATAGGTTCCGCAAAGGAAGGATTAATGTAAATCTTGTCTCCTTCCTTTGTAATATAGTTTTTCTTAACCATTTCTCCATTTACGCAAATATTCCCCTCTTTTAACCATCTTTGTATTCTATTCCTGGAAAATCCTTCAAACATACGGTGAAGATAGCTATCTATACGCTCACTTATTTTTCCACCTACTTCTACAGATAGTCTACTGGTTTTCTCTGAATAAGTCTCCAAAGCTCTCATTAGTCTTTTGCTTCCCTTTTAAAATGATGAGAATTTGCTTTTTAGCATCAGGAGGTATGCTGAAATCGTCATTCTCATCCCCCAATGCCTCTTTCATAAAATCTATCCATATAGGCAATGCCACCCGTGCGCCTGTCATGCCTTCGCCTATGGTCTTCCCATCATCATAACCCACCCATACCCCGGTGACAATTTTCGGCGAGAAACCTATAAACCATGCATCCTTAAATCCATCTGTTGTTCCTGTTTTTCCAGCAATACTCTTGTTTAGCACTTTTGCTCTTCTCCCTGTTCCCTCCTCAATTACACTTCTTAACATATTGGTGATAAGAAAACCTGTTGCCTCACTGCATGTCCTTGACAATTTTGCTTTATTTTCTTCTATTGTTTTGCCTTTTTTATCTATAATTTTCCTTACAAAAATGAGGTTCGGTTTTAATCCATAATTATCAAAAGCCGCATATGCTGTCACCAATTCCTTCAAACTTATGCCAAATGAACCCAAGGCTATAGCTAAATTATGGGGGATGTTTGAGGTTATACCTAAAAGGCGAGCATGCGCTATCACCTCATCTATACCCACATCCATAAGTAACCTGATAGTAGCTACATTTATAGATTTAACTAAAGCTTCTCTTAGTGTTACCTCACCTCTGAATGTTCCCTCATAGTTCTGCGGTTTCCACACCTTACCCTTAAATGTAAATACTATCGGTTCATCAATCAATATATCGTTAGGAGAAAAACCCTGTTCTAAGGCGGTTAAATATATAACCGGCTTAAATGCCGAACCCGGTCCCCTTTTTGCCTGTAAAGCGCGATTAAACTTACTTGAAGAATAATCATATCCACCAACCATCGCCTTTACATAACCAGTAGAAGACTCAATGCATAAAAGTGCTCCCTGTAATCCATCATATTTTCCATTCCTTAGTTTCAATATTCCCTTTTGAACTG is a genomic window containing:
- a CDS encoding penicillin-binding protein 1A, whose protein sequence is MRVLWKTLLVIIATCLICLVLGGGIFFSIVYLETKSDFNRLSSYDLFTSTILYSADGEKIGEFNAQRRKPVPLKDISPWMIKAIIAAEDEHFYEHGPINVWSMIRALIKDVRLGKMSQGGSTITQQLVKNLYLTPEKTIYRKSREIILAYRLEHVFSKDQILNLYLNTVYFGSGAYGIEQAAETYFAKSAKSLSLEESALLAGLPRAPSIYSPYKNPELSKKRMVYVLNRMVKSGFIEEKERRDALQAKFVLKRKKTYGNYFIEYVKQYIENKYGEDILYKGGLRVYTTMDKTLQKCATSSVQKGILKLRNGKYDGLQGALLCIESSTGYVKAMVGGYDYSSSKFNRALQAKRGPGSAFKPVIYLTALEQGFSPNDILIDEPIVFTFKGKVWKPQNYEGTFRGEVTLREALVKSINVATIRLLMDVGIDEVIAHARLLGITSNIPHNLAIALGSFGISLKELVTAYAAFDNYGLKPNLIFVRKIIDKKGKTIEENKAKLSRTCSEATGFLITNMLRSVIEEGTGRRAKVLNKSIAGKTGTTDGFKDAWFIGFSPKIVTGVWVGYDDGKTIGEGMTGARVALPIWIDFMKEALGDENDDFSIPPDAKKQILIILKGKQKTNESFGDLFRENQ
- a CDS encoding RluA family pseudouridine synthase, which translates into the protein MRALETYSEKTSRLSVEVGGKISERIDSYLHRMFEGFSRNRIQRWLKEGNICVNGEMVKKNYITKEGDKIYINPSFAEPIRVEPCDVSFDIIYEDENIVVVDKPAGIVVYPGAGREKKSIVSGLLYRGVRLSRIGAPVRCGVVHRLDKDTSGVMVLAKDEYTHLKLSQQFAEHTIGRKYIGVVYGTFKEEKGIIDKPIGRHPKERKRFAIVSDKRAISHYRILRRLKDETVLLFRLETGRTHQIRVHMQFMGHPIVGDKLYGGKKGKEEENIERQALHAYLLSFVHPVKRQVVKFVSPLPKDMRNLIRRKRK